The genomic region CGGTGCAGCCCGTGGTTGCTGGCATGTCAGCCCCGATGGCAAGCGCGAGGTCCATGCCCTCCTCCGCAGACTCGGGCGAGAAGCGCATGTCGAACACCGATGAAATGGTCATGAACCGACTCCGGGGACTAGTACGACCATACTAGAAGACCATAACTAGGATGACCGTACTAGTCAAGGTTGTTCGGCGAGGGCTCGCAGCAGGGCCGACGCGCTCTGCTCGAAGACAGCGACCGTGCCGGCGGCGCGGGCCAGGACGAGGCTCCCCTCCAGGAACGTGACCATCAACTGCGCGGTCGCGCTGGCTTGCGATGAGGCGACTCCGACGTGGCAGAGTCGCGCTTCGAGGACGTCGATCCATGATCGGAACGCCGTATCCGCCGCAGCGCTCAGTGCGGGCTGGTCCGGTGACGCTTCTACCGTCACAGCAGCCACCGCGCAGCCCGTACCACCTGCCGCCTTCGCCACGACGGGGCCGATGAGCTCGATGAAGCTGCGCAACACGGCGTCCGGATCGTCCCCGCCGATGCTCTCGAACTCGGCCCGGACTCGGCGACCCGTCCATGCGACGGCTTGCTCGGCGAGGTCGTTCTTGCCTCCTGGGAAGTGGTGATAGATCGCCCCGCGAGCCGCGCCGCTCGCGGCGAGGACGTCGGTGAACGATGTCGCAGCCAGTCCCCGCTGGCGCAACGACAACGCCGCCGACTCCGTCATGCGTTGCTTGGTGTCGCGAGGCATCAGCACCTCCAACTCGTACGACCGTCCTAGAGTAGTCGGCCGCCTGGCCGCCAGCGACGGTGCCTCTCGGGTGCGTGCGGTGGTGGTCGAGGCGGACCGCGCGGCGGCGGTGAGCAGCGCCATGGTCACTGCGGTCCCGCTGCGGCTCGACGACCTGGCCGGGGTTGCGGAGGCAACGTGAACGGTCCGCGTCGGGGTGGCCCTCCGTCCCACCGTCCCCTCCCGCTCCGCCGTACTCAGCCGATCCGACTCGCAGGCACGCAGGATGGCGCGCGTCTTCCCCAGCCAGCTAGTCGATCACGGCCTGGTACACGAGGTTCTTGAAAACCCGTTGGTAGTGCCTGGCCCGCCAGTATTTCTGGGTCATGAACAGCCCGATCAGATCCTCGGCCGGGTCGACGAAGAAGCTGGTCGACCCGCGTCCGAGCCACCAGTAATCGCCCGCGGAGCCGAGGACTTCGGAGAGTCCCGACTGCTTGCGCACCGCCACGCCCAAGCCGAACGTGTACCCGTCGCGCGGCATGTAGTCGGGCCCGGTGCCATACAGCGAACCGAGGTGGTCGGAGGTCATCAGCTCGACCGACTTCCGGCTGAGCACCCGCTGGCCGTCCAGTTCACCCATTCCCAACAACATCCTGGTGAACCGGAGATAGTCCCGGACGGTCGAGAAAGAGCCGCTGCCGCCGGAGATGAAGGTTGGACGCGAGGTGAGGTCGCGCATCACCGTGTCCGCGGCGAAAGGCTCGGCCGGCTGCACCATCAGGTGAGCACGCTCCGGTGGGACGAAGAACCCGGTGTCGGCCATGCCGAGTGGGGTGAACACGCGATCCGCGAGCAGAGCGTCCAGCGGCTGGCCGCTGGCCACCTCCAGGAGGCGCCCCACGACATCGCCGGATCGACCATATTCCCAATGGGATCCCGGCTGCATGGCCAAGGGCAGCTTGCTGAACGAGGTGACGAGGTCCTGTGTGGACGTGGAATAAGCGACGTCGGTGTGATCGAACGCCCTGATACCGGCCTTCTCGTACAGCTTCAGGATCCAGGGGGTTCCGAAATACCCGCCAACGATGCCGGACGTGTGCCGCAGCAGATCGATAACAGTGATCTGCCGCTCCGCGTCCACGAGGCGGTGTCCACCGTCCGACGTGGATTCGCCGACCGGCAGGTCGGCCAGTTCGGGCAGAAACCGCCCGACGGGATCGCCGAGGTCGAGGAGCCCCTCCTCGTGCAGGGACATGGCGGCCACGCTCGTGAGCGGCTTGGTCATCGAGTAGATGCGGAAGATCGCGTCCAGCGGCATCGGGGCGCCGGTTGGCGGCGTCACGGTCCCGGCCTGCGCGGTGTACGCGACATGACCCCGGCGGTACACGAGCGCTACCGCGCCGGGCAGCCGGCCGTCGTCCACATGCGACGACAGCATCCGGTCGATCCTGGCGAGCCTGCCGGACGACAGACCGACCTCTTCCGGTATGGCGCGGGCACCGAGATCTGTTTCTGGTTCCACCGGTTTCCTCTTCGTTGGAGAGCAGATCCCGAGGGGCTGGCAAGCTCTCGCGACGGCCGATCGAATAGGTTCGATGCCGCGTTTCGTTGCTTGCAAGACTACGCCCGCGCGGCCGCCTTGCGCTGCCGATGTATGGGCGATCGAGGAGATCTCGATCGAGCGATAGGAGATGCGGGCGGCACCCGAGCCTACCCATTGACATGTCGCCACGATCCGGTTAGATCATCACCACACGGATTCTTGGTCACGCCGCAGGTGCGTGGCCGATCACGCGTGAATCGGCGGTGGAGGGGGCACGTTGCTAAGGGTCCTGCACACGATCGAGGATGTGCGTGAGCAAACGCGCGAGTGGCGCGCCGCCGGTTCCTCCATCGGCTGCGTCATGACCATGGGCGCTCTCCACGAAGGGCACCTGAGCCTTGTCGACGCCGCGAGGAGAGAATGCGACAAGGTGGTTCTGACCTTGTTCGTCAATCCGATTCAGTTCGGACCTTCCGAGGACTTCGACCGCTATCCCAGGACCGAGGAAGCGGATTTCCGTGCCTTGCGCGACCGGGAATGTGACGCGGTCTTCGCGCCGGCCACCGAGACAATCTTCCCTTTGGGTGAGCGGCGCATCGACCAGGTGCGCACCAAGGTCGTCGTGCGCGGGTTGACCGATGTGCTGTGCGGCCCGCGGCGCCCGGGGCACTTCGACGGGGTCACCACCGAGGTCCTCAAGATGTTGCACATTGTCGACTGCGATCGGACCTACTGGGGTGAGAAGGACTACCAGCAGTACGCCGTCATCCGGGCGATGGTGGAGGATCAGGGCCTCCCGGTGAAGGTCGTGCCCTGCCCGACTATGCGCGACGTCGACGGCCTGGCGTTGAGCAGCCGCAACACGTATCTGGACTCCGGCCAGCGGGCGATCGCCCCGCGGCTGTACGCGGCGTTGCGGCGCGGCGCGCGTCGGATCGCCGAGCAGGGCATCGACGTCATCGGCGAGACCACGAAACAGATCGCGGAGACCCTGCTGGCGCACGGGTTCGACCTGGTCGAGTACGTCGAGGTGTACACCGGTTCGCTCGGGCCGGCCGTCGCGGGCACACCAGTGGAGGAGCTGCGCGTCTTCGGGGCGGTGCGCCTGGGTGGCGCACGCCTGCTCGACAACGCCGCCGTCGCCGACGAGGTCGGCGGATGAGCGCGGAATGGGGTCTGTTCTCCGGTGGCCGGTGGTCGCCCGGCGTGGGCGTCGCGGAGGTGCGCAACCCGTACACCGACGAGGTGGTGGGGACGGTGGTGCGCGCGAGCCCGGAGCAGGCGCTCGAGGCGGCGCGCGGGCTTGCCGGAGTCAGGTCCGAGCTCACCGCCTACGACCGAAGCAACATCCTCACCGCGACAGCGGAACTTCTCCACCGGGAACGGGACGACTTCGCGAGCACGATCTCCCAGGAGTCCGGTCTCGCGATCATGGACGCCCGGCGCGAGGTGGACCGCGCCGCCACGCAGCTCCGGTACTGCGCGGAGGAGGGCAAGCGCATCACCGGCGAGGCGATCCGAACCGACGTCACCAGCGCTCGGCAGCGACGCCTCGCGATCACGACCCGGGAGCC from Frankia alni ACN14a harbors:
- a CDS encoding TetR/AcrR family transcriptional regulator, encoding MLMPRDTKQRMTESAALSLRQRGLAATSFTDVLAASGAARGAIYHHFPGGKNDLAEQAVAWTGRRVRAEFESIGGDDPDAVLRSFIELIGPVVAKAAGGTGCAVAAVTVEASPDQPALSAAADTAFRSWIDVLEARLCHVGVASSQASATAQLMVTFLEGSLVLARAAGTVAVFEQSASALLRALAEQP
- a CDS encoding serine hydrolase domain-containing protein, giving the protein MEPETDLGARAIPEEVGLSSGRLARIDRMLSSHVDDGRLPGAVALVYRRGHVAYTAQAGTVTPPTGAPMPLDAIFRIYSMTKPLTSVAAMSLHEEGLLDLGDPVGRFLPELADLPVGESTSDGGHRLVDAERQITVIDLLRHTSGIVGGYFGTPWILKLYEKAGIRAFDHTDVAYSTSTQDLVTSFSKLPLAMQPGSHWEYGRSGDVVGRLLEVASGQPLDALLADRVFTPLGMADTGFFVPPERAHLMVQPAEPFAADTVMRDLTSRPTFISGGSGSFSTVRDYLRFTRMLLGMGELDGQRVLSRKSVELMTSDHLGSLYGTGPDYMPRDGYTFGLGVAVRKQSGLSEVLGSAGDYWWLGRGSTSFFVDPAEDLIGLFMTQKYWRARHYQRVFKNLVYQAVID
- the panC gene encoding pantoate--beta-alanine ligase is translated as MLRVLHTIEDVREQTREWRAAGSSIGCVMTMGALHEGHLSLVDAARRECDKVVLTLFVNPIQFGPSEDFDRYPRTEEADFRALRDRECDAVFAPATETIFPLGERRIDQVRTKVVVRGLTDVLCGPRRPGHFDGVTTEVLKMLHIVDCDRTYWGEKDYQQYAVIRAMVEDQGLPVKVVPCPTMRDVDGLALSSRNTYLDSGQRAIAPRLYAALRRGARRIAEQGIDVIGETTKQIAETLLAHGFDLVEYVEVYTGSLGPAVAGTPVEELRVFGAVRLGGARLLDNAAVADEVGG